CGCAGCGAGCTGCCGGAGGACATCGAGGAGCCGCTGGTGCTGCGCTTCGACCCGGCGGACATCCCGATCGTCTCGCTCGCCCTGCGCTCGGAGGCGCGCAATCTGCGCGAGCTGACCACGCTCGCCGACGAGGTGCTGCGCAAGGAGCTGGAAGGCGTCGAGGGCGTCGGCCAGGTGACGATCGTCGGCGGCGAGGAGCGCGCGATCGTCGTCGAGCTGGACCCCGAGCGTCTCGCCGCGCGCGCGGTGCCCATCCCGCTGGTGATGGCGACCCTCGCCGCCGAGAACATGGAGGTGCCGGCCGGGCGCCTCGAGCTCGGCCCGGGCGAGCAGCTCGTGCGCGTGGCCGGCCGCGTGGGGGAGCTGCGCGAGTTCGCGAACCTGGTCGTCGCCGTGCGCGACGGCGTGCCCATCCGCATCGGCGACATCGGCCGCGTCATCGACGACGCCGACGAGAGCCGCTCGGCGGCCTTCTACAACGGCACGCCGGCCATCGGTATCGACCTGCGCAAGGTCTCGCAGGGCAACACGGTGGAGATCGCCGACCGCATCATCGCGGCGGTCGAGCGCATGCGGGGGCGCCTGCCCGAGGGCGTCGAACTGGCCGTCGTGCGTGACAACTCGGTCTGGATCCGCCACTCGGTCGAGGACGTCGAGGTGACGATCCTCATCGGCGCCATTCTCACCGTGATCGTCGTGTTCGTCTTCCTCAACTCGTGGCGCTCGACGGTGATCACCGGCCTCACGCTGCCGGTGTCGATCATCGCCGCGTTCCTGTCGCTCTACGCCTTCGGCTACACGCTGAACATGATGACCCTGATGGCGCTCTCGCTCGCCACGGGCATCCTGATCGACGACGCGATCGTGGTGCGCGAGAACATCGTGCGCCACGTGGGCATGGGCAAGAACCACAAGGACGCCGCGCGCCAGGGCACCAGCGAGATCGGCCTCGCCGTGCTCGCCACCACGCTGTCCACGCTCTGCGTGTTCATCCCGGTGGCCTTCATGGGCGGCATCGTCGGCATGTTCTTCCGCGAGTTCGGCCTCACGGTGGCCTGCGCGGTGGCGGTCAGCCTCTTCGTCTCCTTCACGCTGGACCCGATGCTCTCCTCGGTCTGGTACGACCCCGTGGCCGAGGGGCATGTCGCCCATCGGGGGATCGGCAAGGCGCTCGAGCGCTTCAACC
This genomic window from bacterium contains:
- a CDS encoding efflux RND transporter permease subunit; its protein translation is MFLSDISIKRPVFATMMMAALVTLGLFAFRRLSIDMWPDVSFPFIAVQTVYPGASPETVERDVSRKIEEAVNPINGVKELTSASQEGFSLVFIEFELGVDEMDAQQDVRAKIESVRSELPEDIEEPLVLRFDPADIPIVSLALRSEARNLRELTTLADEVLRKELEGVEGVGQVTIVGGEERAIVVELDPERLAARAVPIPLVMATLAAENMEVPAGRLELGPGEQLVRVAGRVGELREFANLVVAVRDGVPIRIGDIGRVIDDADESRSAAFYNGTPAIGIDLRKVSQGNTVEIADRIIAAVERMRGRLPEGVELAVVRDNSVWIRHSVEDVEVTILIGAILTVIVVFVFLNSWRSTVITGLTLPVSIIAAFLSLYAFGYTLNMMTLMALSLATGILIDDAIVVRENIVRHVGMGKNHKDAARQGTSEIGLAVLATTLSTLCVFIPVAFMGGIVGMFFREFGLTVACAVAVSLFVSFTLDPMLSSVWYDPVAEGHVAHRGIGKALERFNQGFVGLGRWYRGVIGWALDHRLATLGIAVASFIAALALFPLIGGTFMPVSDNEELAVLVKTPVGSSLEFTRGRVREVSALLRQYPEVQSTYETIAGGFNAQVNEAEIYVKLSPKGERDRSQQDMMPVIRRDLAGIAGATVSVLESGGFGGTTKPLQIYVYGDQIDELKRVSQQVLAVVRETPGAIEADSKMAEERPELRIDLRRELASDIGLGVGSLAGTLRPALAGQKATSWEDPSGEQHDVIVRLPRSARVSEAQLAALPIASGYDPATGA